A portion of the Streptomyces sp. NBC_00376 genome contains these proteins:
- a CDS encoding SsgA family sporulation/cell division regulator yields the protein MHTTVERELELKLVLSPERSIPVPARLTYRTQDPYAVHVAFHIGSDFPVHWTFARDLLVEGVFRPCGHGDVRIWPTKVDQRNVIFVALTSPDGNALLEVPSAAVAAWVERTLRVVPPGTESERLGIDEGLAELLAPLPADDLWLCDPWPSDESQDGEA from the coding sequence ATGCACACCACCGTGGAACGCGAGCTGGAACTCAAGCTGGTCCTGTCGCCCGAGCGCAGCATCCCCGTCCCCGCCCGTCTGACGTACCGCACTCAGGACCCGTACGCCGTGCACGTGGCCTTCCACATCGGCTCCGACTTCCCGGTGCACTGGACGTTCGCCCGCGATCTGCTGGTCGAGGGCGTGTTCCGGCCGTGCGGTCACGGGGACGTCCGGATCTGGCCGACCAAGGTCGACCAGCGCAACGTCATCTTCGTCGCGCTGACCTCGCCCGACGGGAACGCGCTCCTGGAGGTGCCGTCCGCCGCGGTGGCCGCCTGGGTGGAGCGGACGCTGCGAGTGGTCCCGCCCGGTACGGAGTCCGAGCGGCTCGGGATCGACGAGGGCCTCGCCGAGCTGCTCGCGCCGCTGCCGGCCGACGACCTGTGGCTGTGCGACCCGTGGCCGTCGGACGAGTCGCAGGACGGCGAGGCGTGA
- a CDS encoding tetratricopeptide repeat protein, whose protein sequence is MDVMPQQPPQAPDPSSRPPLDVSDFSGASALSALADPASLAEPPPLSLRATLRRAALGVVAGAVLVTGAVVAVPEDGKKASQPPVPGSVSRALAATAAGSPASLSDLTALIGDRQQWVGTHPSDAGSWAMLGTAYVEWGRRSADAAYYGRAEQALKRSLDIRPGENGNTAAWVGLAELAGARHDFVTAKKWGETVRARQPKQWAVYPALIDAYSGLGDRKGVSTAVERFTALRAGVPALMRTARMHLGRGRPEDALADAQAAADRAATPAQKAECLALLGELAWERGEPAEAVAQYGAALRTDRAHHPSLAGRARALVALDRTDEARRDYRAALAHLPRPEYMLELGELYESLGLDEEAGDQYARLREALARDEAQGVDEALLRGRFEADHGDPDAAVELLEAEWARSHRSAAVADALGWALHRSGHPSAALEYAAHAVDTGGRNASYAYHLGVIQKALRDYGPARRNLEEALRTNPRFSPLAGPAAQEALDDLAPSSPGGPQHPQPAPAPAPVVPQQNRPRNNPVPDHSSSPRPATEDHSRQDHDLAGRANVTPGA, encoded by the coding sequence ATGGATGTCATGCCGCAGCAGCCTCCGCAGGCCCCCGATCCGAGCAGCCGACCTCCCCTTGACGTCTCCGATTTCTCCGGCGCCTCCGCGCTCTCCGCGCTCGCCGATCCGGCGTCGCTGGCCGAGCCCCCGCCGCTCTCGCTGCGTGCGACGCTGCGCAGGGCGGCCCTGGGTGTGGTGGCGGGTGCGGTGCTGGTGACGGGTGCGGTGGTGGCCGTTCCGGAGGACGGGAAGAAGGCGTCGCAGCCGCCCGTACCCGGTTCGGTCTCGCGTGCACTGGCGGCGACGGCAGCCGGTTCGCCGGCCTCGCTCTCCGATCTGACGGCGCTGATCGGGGACCGGCAGCAGTGGGTGGGCACGCATCCGTCGGACGCGGGGTCCTGGGCGATGCTGGGGACGGCCTACGTGGAGTGGGGGCGGCGTTCCGCGGACGCGGCGTACTACGGACGGGCCGAGCAGGCGCTGAAGCGCTCGCTGGACATCCGGCCGGGTGAGAACGGGAACACGGCGGCCTGGGTGGGGCTCGCGGAGCTCGCCGGTGCCCGGCACGACTTCGTCACGGCGAAGAAGTGGGGCGAGACGGTGCGGGCACGGCAGCCGAAGCAGTGGGCCGTGTATCCGGCGCTGATCGACGCGTACAGCGGTCTCGGGGACCGCAAGGGCGTGAGCACGGCGGTGGAGCGGTTCACGGCGTTGCGCGCGGGGGTTCCGGCGCTCATGCGGACGGCACGGATGCACCTGGGCCGCGGCCGGCCCGAGGACGCGCTGGCCGACGCGCAGGCCGCGGCGGACCGGGCGGCCACGCCCGCGCAGAAGGCGGAGTGCCTGGCCCTGCTGGGCGAACTGGCCTGGGAGCGGGGCGAGCCGGCGGAGGCGGTCGCGCAGTACGGCGCGGCGCTGCGGACCGACCGCGCCCACCACCCGTCGCTCGCGGGCCGGGCCAGGGCACTGGTGGCGCTCGACCGCACGGACGAGGCCCGGCGCGACTACCGGGCGGCGCTGGCGCATCTCCCCCGGCCCGAATACATGCTGGAGCTGGGCGAGTTGTACGAGTCGCTGGGGCTGGACGAGGAGGCCGGTGACCAGTACGCGCGGCTGCGCGAGGCGCTCGCCCGGGACGAGGCCCAGGGCGTGGACGAGGCGCTGCTGCGCGGCCGTTTCGAGGCCGATCACGGGGACCCGGACGCGGCGGTCGAGCTGCTGGAAGCCGAGTGGGCGCGCTCGCACCGCAGCGCCGCGGTGGCGGACGCGCTGGGCTGGGCCCTGCATCGCTCCGGCCACCCGTCCGCCGCCCTGGAGTACGCGGCCCACGCGGTCGACACGGGTGGGCGGAACGCCTCGTACGCGTACCACCTGGGCGTGATCCAGAAGGCGTTGCGGGATTACGGTCCGGCGCGCCGGAATCTGGAGGAGGCGCTGCGCACCAACCCCCGGTTCTCACCCCTGGCCGGACCCGCCGCCCAGGAGGCCCTGGACGATCTGGCCCCTTCCTCGCCGGGCGGCCCGCAGCACCCGCAGCCCGCCCCGGCCCCGGCCCCGGTCGTTCCCCAGCAGAATCGGCCGCGTAACAACCCGGTTCCGGACCACAGCAGCAGCCCGCGGCCGGCCACTGAGGATCACTCTCGCCAGGACCATGACCTGGCAGGAAGGGCGAACGTGACACCTGGGGCGTGA
- a CDS encoding ABC transporter ATP-binding protein — MSETATGSSADGSAGPERTTSGATIQLEDLTKRYPGNPNPAVDSVSMEIKAGETVIFVGPSGCGKSTTLKMINRLIEPSSGRIKINDEDVTDIDPVKLRRKIGYAIQSSGLFPHMTVAENIALVPKMVGWSKSKVKDRVEEMLDLVGLDPREFHGRYPRALSGGQQQRVGVARALAADPPVLLMDEPFGAVDPITRDHLQDELIRLQHELHKTIVFVTHDFDEAIKLGDRIAVLRERSHIAQFDTPEAILTNPTDDFVSGFVGAGAALKRLNLTRVRDVEMAAFPTVTVDDPLQSIFNKLRSGPHNELLMLDRRNRPYKWLRRGDLMRARGSLARAGQLVHDTVTRDGTLHDALEAVLTDSGGRVAVTGRRGEFIGVVDMQTLMNSVHELLEADRLAAIEHQHDLEELRSHQTETELEGGPGA; from the coding sequence GTGTCTGAGACCGCCACCGGGAGCTCCGCCGACGGCAGCGCGGGGCCGGAGAGGACCACGTCCGGGGCCACCATCCAGCTGGAGGACCTGACCAAGCGCTATCCGGGCAATCCGAACCCGGCGGTGGACAGCGTCTCGATGGAGATCAAGGCCGGCGAGACGGTGATCTTCGTCGGCCCGTCCGGCTGCGGGAAGTCCACCACCCTGAAGATGATCAACCGGCTGATCGAGCCGTCGTCCGGGCGGATCAAAATCAACGACGAGGACGTCACCGACATCGACCCGGTGAAGCTGCGCCGCAAGATCGGCTACGCGATCCAGTCGTCCGGGCTCTTCCCGCACATGACGGTCGCCGAGAACATCGCCCTCGTACCGAAGATGGTCGGCTGGTCGAAGTCGAAGGTGAAGGACCGGGTCGAGGAGATGCTCGATCTGGTGGGGCTGGATCCGCGGGAGTTCCACGGGCGCTATCCCCGCGCGCTCTCCGGCGGTCAGCAGCAACGGGTGGGCGTGGCACGGGCGTTGGCGGCCGATCCGCCGGTTCTGTTGATGGACGAGCCGTTCGGCGCGGTCGACCCGATCACCCGCGACCACCTCCAGGACGAGCTGATCCGGCTCCAGCACGAACTGCACAAGACGATCGTCTTCGTCACCCACGACTTCGACGAGGCGATCAAGCTGGGCGACCGGATCGCGGTGCTGCGGGAGCGTTCGCACATCGCGCAGTTCGACACCCCGGAGGCCATCCTCACCAATCCGACGGACGACTTCGTCTCGGGCTTCGTAGGGGCCGGTGCGGCGCTGAAGCGGCTCAACCTCACCCGCGTGCGGGATGTGGAGATGGCCGCGTTCCCGACGGTGACGGTCGACGACCCGCTCCAGTCGATCTTCAACAAGCTGCGCAGCGGCCCGCACAACGAGCTGTTGATGCTGGACCGCAGGAACCGCCCGTACAAGTGGCTGCGGCGCGGTGACCTGATGCGGGCCCGGGGTTCGCTGGCGCGGGCCGGGCAGCTGGTCCACGACACGGTGACGCGTGACGGGACGCTGCACGACGCGCTGGAGGCGGTGCTGACCGACAGCGGTGGGCGGGTCGCGGTGACCGGGCGGCGCGGCGAGTTCATCGGGGTCGTCGACATGCAGACCCTGATGAACTCCGTCCATGAGCTGCTGGAGGCCGACCGGCTCGCCGCCATCGAGCACCAGCACGACCTGGAGGAGTTGCGCAGCCACCAGACCGAGACGGAGCTGGAGGGCGGTCCGGGCGCATGA
- a CDS encoding FAD-binding oxidoreductase → MDGLLEQLRAGLPAEALITDPDVTASYAHDMASFCEAGTPAVVVLPRTVEQVQHVMRTATALRVPVVPQGARTGLSGAANASDGCIVLSLVKMDRILEISPVDRIAVVEPGVINAVLSRAVDEHGLYYPPDPSSWEMCTIGGNIGTASGGLCCVKYGVTAEYVLGLEVVLADGRLLTTGRRTAKGVAGYDLTRLFVGSEGSLGIVVKAVLALKPRPPQQLVLAAEFPSAASACDAICRIMERGHTPSLLELMDRTTVRAVNKMANMGLPDTTEALLLAAFDTPDPSADLAAVAELCTAAGATEVVPAEDAAESEMLLQARRMSLTALETVKSATMIDDVCVPRSKLAAMLEGTAAVADKYGLTIGVCVHAGDGNTHPVVCFDHTDADESRRARESFDEIMALGLELGGTITGEHGVGLLKKEWLARELGEVSVELHQGIKQAFDPLGLLNPGKVF, encoded by the coding sequence ATGGACGGTCTTCTCGAACAACTGCGTGCCGGTCTGCCCGCCGAGGCGCTGATCACGGATCCCGACGTCACCGCCTCGTACGCCCACGACATGGCGAGCTTCTGCGAGGCGGGCACACCCGCGGTCGTCGTGCTCCCGCGCACGGTCGAGCAGGTCCAGCACGTCATGCGCACCGCCACCGCCCTGCGCGTCCCGGTCGTCCCGCAGGGGGCCCGCACCGGGCTGTCGGGTGCGGCCAACGCCTCCGACGGCTGCATCGTGCTGTCCCTGGTGAAGATGGACCGGATCCTGGAGATCAGCCCCGTCGACCGGATCGCCGTCGTCGAGCCCGGCGTCATCAACGCGGTGCTGTCCCGTGCGGTCGACGAACACGGTCTGTACTACCCGCCGGACCCCTCCAGCTGGGAGATGTGCACCATCGGCGGCAACATCGGCACCGCGTCCGGCGGCCTGTGCTGCGTGAAGTACGGGGTCACCGCCGAATACGTACTCGGCCTGGAGGTCGTCCTCGCCGACGGGCGGCTGCTCACCACCGGCCGCCGCACCGCGAAGGGCGTCGCCGGATACGACCTCACCCGGCTCTTCGTCGGCTCGGAGGGCAGCCTCGGCATCGTCGTCAAGGCCGTGCTCGCGCTGAAGCCCCGGCCGCCGCAGCAGCTGGTCCTGGCCGCGGAGTTCCCGAGCGCGGCGAGCGCCTGCGACGCGATCTGCCGGATCATGGAGCGAGGTCACACTCCGTCACTCCTCGAACTGATGGACCGTACTACGGTCCGGGCCGTCAACAAGATGGCCAACATGGGCCTCCCCGACACCACCGAGGCGCTCCTGCTCGCCGCCTTCGACACCCCGGACCCGTCGGCCGATCTGGCCGCCGTCGCCGAGCTGTGCACCGCCGCGGGCGCCACCGAGGTGGTCCCCGCCGAGGACGCCGCCGAGTCCGAGATGCTGCTCCAGGCCCGGCGGATGTCGCTCACCGCGCTGGAGACCGTCAAGTCGGCCACGATGATCGACGACGTCTGCGTACCCCGCTCGAAGCTCGCCGCCATGCTGGAGGGCACCGCGGCCGTCGCCGACAAGTACGGCCTCACCATCGGCGTCTGTGTGCACGCGGGCGACGGCAACACCCACCCCGTCGTCTGCTTCGACCACACCGACGCCGACGAGTCCCGGCGGGCCCGCGAATCGTTCGACGAGATCATGGCGCTCGGCCTGGAGCTGGGCGGCACGATCACCGGCGAACACGGCGTCGGCCTCCTGAAGAAGGAGTGGCTCGCGCGCGAGCTCGGCGAGGTGAGCGTCGAACTGCACCAGGGCATCAAGCAGGCGTTCGACCCGCTGGGGCTCCTCAACCCCGGCAAGGTGTTCTGA
- a CDS encoding winged helix-turn-helix domain-containing protein — MPAPEDGAETPAEAENIHKVDARTLRGLAHPLRLRLLAALREYGPATASGLADRLGESSGATSYHLRQLAAYGFVEDDPERGKGRERWWRAAHRGTVFDSGRFLSHPDPEVRGAVDVVLHEIATAHSQELSTWIGTMREWPEEWRDGWDISDFQVRLTPDLAEELIGKIHELIEGYRGQVPEGTEGSANVRSHVHLFPRPAD; from the coding sequence ATGCCCGCACCAGAGGACGGCGCCGAGACCCCCGCCGAAGCCGAGAACATCCACAAGGTCGATGCCCGCACCCTGCGCGGGCTGGCCCACCCCCTGCGGCTGCGCCTGCTGGCCGCCCTGCGGGAGTACGGCCCCGCCACCGCCTCCGGTCTCGCCGACCGGCTCGGCGAGTCCAGCGGCGCCACCAGCTACCACCTTCGGCAACTGGCGGCGTACGGCTTCGTCGAGGACGACCCGGAGCGCGGCAAGGGCCGCGAGCGCTGGTGGCGTGCCGCGCACCGGGGCACCGTCTTCGACAGCGGCCGGTTCCTGAGCCACCCGGACCCCGAGGTGCGCGGCGCGGTCGACGTCGTGCTCCACGAGATCGCCACCGCGCACTCCCAGGAGCTGAGCACCTGGATCGGCACCATGCGCGAATGGCCCGAGGAATGGCGCGACGGCTGGGACATCAGCGACTTCCAGGTGCGCCTCACCCCCGATCTCGCCGAGGAGCTGATCGGGAAGATCCACGAACTCATCGAGGGCTACCGGGGCCAGGTCCCGGAGGGCACCGAGGGATCGGCCAACGTCCGCAGCCATGTGCACCTCTTCCCGCGCCCCGCGGATTAG
- a CDS encoding ABC transporter permease produces the protein MSFWEYLGNRHQQLLTDAYQHVSAVFQCMVIATALGILIGVVTYRSGWAGSLAITSTATILTIPSLAAIGLLIPLVGLGVAPTVITLTLYGLLPVVRNSIVGLRGVDPALVDAAKGIGMSRLARLCRVELPLAWPPILTGIRVSTQMLMGIAAIAAYASGPGLGNEIFRGIASLGSANALNQVLAGTLGIVILALLFDAAYVLLGRLTIPRGIRV, from the coding sequence GTGAGCTTCTGGGAGTACCTGGGCAACCGGCACCAACAGCTGCTCACCGACGCGTACCAGCACGTCAGTGCCGTGTTCCAGTGCATGGTCATCGCCACCGCGCTGGGCATCCTGATCGGGGTCGTCACCTACCGCAGTGGCTGGGCGGGGTCACTGGCCATCACCTCGACGGCGACGATCCTCACCATCCCCTCGCTCGCCGCGATCGGTCTGCTCATCCCGCTCGTCGGCCTCGGGGTCGCGCCCACCGTGATCACCCTGACGCTGTACGGGCTGCTGCCCGTCGTCCGCAACTCCATCGTGGGGCTGCGCGGCGTCGATCCGGCCCTGGTCGACGCGGCGAAGGGCATCGGGATGTCGCGGCTGGCCCGGCTGTGCCGGGTGGAACTGCCGCTCGCCTGGCCGCCGATCCTCACCGGCATCCGGGTCTCCACCCAGATGCTGATGGGCATCGCCGCCATCGCCGCGTACGCCTCGGGCCCCGGCCTGGGCAACGAGATCTTCCGCGGCATCGCCTCGCTGGGCAGCGCCAACGCGCTCAATCAGGTGCTCGCGGGCACGCTCGGCATCGTCATCCTCGCCCTGCTCTTCGACGCCGCGTACGTACTGCTCGGGCGGCTCACCATCCCGAGGGGGATCCGTGTCTGA
- the hppD gene encoding 4-hydroxyphenylpyruvate dioxygenase — translation MTETLHTTPETARQADPFPVKGMDAVVFAVGNAKQAAHYYSTAFGMKLVAYSGPENGSRETASYVLTNGSARFVFTSVIKAATDHGRFLAAHVAEHGDGVVDLAIEVPDARAAYAYAVEHGALGLTEPHEVKDENGTVVLAAIATYGKTRHTLVERTGYEGPYLPGYVAAAPIVEPPAKRTFQAVDHCVGNVELGRMNEWVGFYNKVMGFTNMKEFVGDDIATEYSALMSKVVADGTLKVKFPINEPAIAKKKSQIDEYLEFYGGAGVQHIALATNDIVASVRAMRAAGVQFLDTPDSYYDTLGEWAGETRVPVETLRELKILVDRDEDGYLLQIFTKPVQDRPTVFFEMIERHGSMGFGKGNFKALFEAIEREQEKRGNL, via the coding sequence ATGACTGAGACTCTGCACACCACCCCCGAAACAGCCCGGCAGGCCGACCCCTTCCCGGTCAAGGGAATGGACGCGGTCGTCTTCGCCGTCGGTAACGCCAAGCAGGCCGCGCACTACTACTCGACGGCGTTCGGCATGAAGCTGGTCGCCTACTCCGGACCGGAGAACGGCAGCCGCGAGACGGCGAGTTACGTACTGACCAACGGATCGGCCCGTTTCGTCTTCACCTCCGTCATCAAAGCCGCCACCGACCACGGCCGCTTCCTCGCCGCCCATGTGGCCGAGCACGGCGACGGTGTAGTCGACCTGGCCATCGAGGTCCCGGACGCCCGCGCCGCCTACGCGTACGCGGTCGAGCACGGCGCCCTCGGCCTCACCGAGCCGCACGAGGTCAAGGACGAGAACGGCACCGTCGTCCTCGCCGCGATCGCCACGTACGGCAAGACCCGCCACACCCTTGTCGAGCGCACCGGCTACGAGGGCCCGTACCTGCCCGGCTACGTCGCCGCCGCGCCGATCGTCGAGCCGCCCGCCAAGCGCACCTTCCAGGCCGTCGACCACTGCGTAGGCAACGTGGAGCTCGGCCGGATGAACGAGTGGGTCGGCTTCTACAACAAGGTCATGGGCTTCACCAACATGAAGGAGTTCGTGGGCGACGACATCGCCACCGAGTACTCCGCGCTCATGTCGAAGGTCGTCGCCGACGGCACCCTCAAGGTCAAGTTCCCGATCAACGAACCGGCGATCGCCAAGAAGAAGTCCCAGATCGACGAGTACCTGGAGTTCTACGGCGGCGCCGGCGTCCAGCACATCGCGCTCGCCACGAACGACATCGTCGCCTCGGTACGGGCGATGCGGGCGGCGGGCGTCCAGTTCCTGGACACCCCCGACTCCTACTACGACACCCTCGGCGAGTGGGCGGGCGAGACCCGCGTGCCGGTGGAGACCCTGCGCGAGCTGAAGATCCTCGTCGACCGCGACGAGGACGGCTACCTGCTCCAGATCTTCACCAAGCCGGTCCAGGACCGCCCGACCGTCTTCTTCGAGATGATCGAACGCCATGGCTCGATGGGCTTCGGCAAGGGCAACTTCAAGGCCCTGTTCGAGGCGATCGAGCGCGAGCAGGAGAAGCGCGGCAACCTCTGA
- a CDS encoding glycine betaine ABC transporter substrate-binding protein, translating to MGPRKVRVGLAGAVALALLLSGCGLKSGSPMVDAVEPGSVGQGQPLNGASLTVTSKNFSENIILGQMIGLVFKAAGAEVLDRTNLPGSISAREAIVKGDADAMYEYTGTGWITYLGHAKPVPDPVKQWEAVRDEDRRTGVTWLTPSTLNNTYALAISRQNNAKYHLKTLSDVAALAKTDPSAVTICVENEFASRDDGLPGMEKAYGMSLPAANIKKMDAGIIYTQVSKSDSCLLGEVFTTDGRIKAMNLEVLVDNKHFFPNYNAAPVIHTKTFEKYPQIAGLLDPVSKKLTTEVAQVLNAKVDVDGQDPHQVAKEWLIQEGFIKQG from the coding sequence ATGGGTCCGCGGAAGGTGCGTGTGGGCCTGGCGGGGGCGGTGGCGCTGGCGCTGCTGCTCTCCGGGTGCGGACTGAAGAGCGGTTCGCCGATGGTGGACGCGGTGGAGCCGGGCTCGGTCGGCCAGGGGCAGCCGCTGAACGGTGCCTCGCTGACCGTCACCTCGAAGAACTTCAGCGAGAACATCATCCTGGGCCAGATGATCGGCCTGGTCTTCAAGGCCGCCGGAGCGGAGGTCCTGGACCGGACGAACCTGCCCGGCTCGATCAGTGCGCGCGAGGCGATCGTCAAGGGCGACGCGGACGCGATGTACGAGTACACGGGCACCGGCTGGATCACGTACCTCGGCCATGCGAAGCCGGTCCCCGACCCGGTGAAGCAGTGGGAGGCGGTCCGGGACGAGGACCGCCGCACCGGGGTGACCTGGCTGACGCCGTCCACGCTCAACAACACCTACGCGCTCGCCATCAGCCGGCAGAACAACGCGAAGTACCACCTGAAGACGCTCTCCGACGTCGCGGCGCTGGCGAAGACGGACCCGTCGGCGGTGACGATCTGCGTGGAGAACGAGTTCGCCTCGCGCGACGACGGGCTGCCGGGCATGGAGAAGGCGTACGGGATGTCGCTGCCGGCCGCCAACATCAAGAAGATGGACGCCGGGATCATCTACACCCAGGTCTCCAAGTCCGACTCCTGCCTGCTGGGCGAAGTGTTCACCACGGACGGCCGGATCAAGGCGATGAACCTCGAAGTGCTCGTCGACAACAAGCACTTCTTCCCCAACTACAACGCGGCCCCGGTGATCCACACCAAGACCTTCGAGAAGTACCCGCAGATCGCCGGGCTGCTCGACCCGGTCAGCAAGAAACTGACCACCGAGGTAGCCCAGGTGCTCAACGCCAAGGTGGACGTGGACGGGCAGGACCCGCACCAGGTGGCGAAGGAGTGGCTGATCCAGGAGGGGTTCATCAAGCAGGGCTGA
- a CDS encoding Lrp/AsnC family transcriptional regulator produces MAIDHLDGRLIVLLAREPRIGVLEASRRLGVARGTVQARLDRLQSNGVIRGFGPAVDPAALGYPVTAFATLEIKQGQGADVRAHLAGVPEVLELHTTTGHGDMLCRLVARSNADLQRVIDRVVGFDGIVRASTAIVMENPVPLRIIPLVEQAAKDTD; encoded by the coding sequence ATGGCGATCGATCATCTGGACGGGCGGCTGATCGTGCTGCTGGCCCGCGAGCCCCGCATCGGCGTACTGGAGGCGTCGCGCAGGCTCGGTGTGGCGCGCGGGACGGTGCAGGCGCGACTCGACCGGCTTCAGTCGAATGGCGTCATCCGCGGATTCGGTCCGGCGGTCGATCCGGCGGCGCTCGGCTACCCCGTCACCGCGTTCGCCACTCTGGAGATCAAGCAGGGCCAAGGAGCGGACGTACGGGCCCACTTGGCCGGCGTACCGGAGGTGCTGGAACTGCACACCACCACCGGTCACGGCGACATGCTCTGCCGTCTCGTCGCGCGTTCCAACGCCGATCTTCAGCGGGTGATCGACCGGGTTGTCGGTTTTGATGGCATTGTCCGGGCCTCCACGGCCATCGTCATGGAGAACCCGGTCCCGCTGCGGATCATCCCGCTCGTCGAGCAGGCCGCGAAGGACACCGACTGA
- a CDS encoding ABC transporter permease has translation MTRNPPLNHEPRRPRPEPPVPSADKDRPPGEHDVKGHAFRDEEEEPAPPPAGPPRRFTWRKLVLMPLALLVVLAITYLWITNVHLDSIARNSLTGGNVQLRWWQHVRLTAISTFWVLIIAIPLGIALTRRRLRKGAPVVTAVANIGQATPAIGLLALLVIWLGIGPSTAIIGMVIYAVLPVFSNTVAGLRAIEPNLIEASRGIGMSATGTLTKVELPLAVPLILAGVRTALVLNVGTATLATFVGGGGLGDLITSGIQTQRMPVLVLGSVLTVVLALLVDWLASLVEVALTPRGLEVG, from the coding sequence ATGACTCGCAATCCACCGCTGAACCACGAACCCCGCCGGCCGCGCCCCGAGCCGCCCGTGCCCTCCGCCGACAAGGACCGCCCGCCCGGCGAGCACGACGTCAAGGGCCATGCCTTCCGGGACGAGGAGGAGGAGCCGGCTCCGCCGCCGGCCGGTCCGCCGCGCCGGTTCACCTGGCGCAAGCTGGTGCTGATGCCACTCGCGCTGTTGGTCGTACTGGCCATCACGTACCTGTGGATCACCAATGTCCATCTCGACTCGATCGCGCGGAACTCGCTGACCGGCGGCAATGTGCAGCTGCGCTGGTGGCAGCATGTGCGGCTGACCGCGATCTCGACGTTCTGGGTGCTGATCATCGCCATTCCGCTGGGGATCGCGCTGACCCGTCGCCGGCTGCGCAAGGGCGCCCCGGTGGTCACGGCGGTCGCCAACATCGGGCAGGCGACACCGGCGATCGGTCTGCTGGCACTGCTGGTGATCTGGCTGGGCATCGGTCCTTCGACGGCGATCATCGGCATGGTGATCTACGCGGTGCTGCCGGTCTTCTCCAACACGGTGGCCGGCCTCAGGGCGATCGAGCCGAACCTGATCGAGGCCTCGCGCGGCATCGGCATGTCGGCGACGGGGACACTCACCAAGGTCGAACTGCCGCTCGCCGTCCCGCTGATCCTGGCGGGTGTGCGTACGGCGCTGGTGCTCAACGTGGGTACGGCGACGCTGGCCACCTTCGTCGGCGGCGGCGGCCTCGGGGACCTGATCACCTCGGGCATCCAGACCCAGCGGATGCCGGTGCTGGTGCTCGGTTCCGTGTTGACGGTGGTGCTGGCGCTGCTGGTCGACTGGCTGGCCTCACTGGTCGAGGTGGCGCTGACGCCGCGCGGACTGGAGGTGGGGTGA